The window GAAGCCGACCTGTCCGAGTCAGGACAAGCATTTCTCTATGCGTCGATGCTGCTATTGCTGAAGGCGGACACCCTGGCGCGATCGGAACAGGAAGAAGAACCTGAACTTGAGGATTTTGATTATTTTGGGACAGACGAGTTTCAAGTTCTTCCAGCCAATCTAGAACGCCAGATCCGACGCCGAGCCGTTGCCCAACCGCCCAGCAATCGTCGGGTGACGCTGGCCGAGCTGATTAGCCAACTCCAGGTGATGGCCAACGCGATCGCCGAACCCCGGCGTCGATTGCGGGTTCATCGCCCCCGTCCCCAGCCCAAAAGCCAAGCCGCAAAGGTCATTAGTCAACTGGCTCACCAAGAAAATCTGACCGAAACAGCGGAAGCCCTAGATATGTTTCTCGCAACCTATTGGGCGGATTTAAGCCAAGGCGCGGAATGGGTCAACTTTGATCAGCTTTTAGATTGCTGGGTCAATCCCCAAGCCTATGGCATTCAAGACTTCGAACGTCCTCCCGATGCCCATCACGCAGGCCATGGTGGAGCCTCGGCGCATCCCACCCCAACCCAGGGCGATCGCGTGAGTGTCTTTTGGGCGTTGCTGCTACTCTCATCTCAGTCTAAGGTGGAGCTAGAGCAAGCGGAGTTTTATCAAGATTTGCGGGTTCGGAGCTTGACTCAAGAACTGAG of the Synechococcales cyanobacterium T60_A2020_003 genome contains:
- a CDS encoding segregation/condensation protein A; this translates as MSASLADTAIELLIDLAERGEINPWDVQVIDVIDRFLSQLQPIRRSINGRAPYEADLSESGQAFLYASMLLLLKADTLARSEQEEEPELEDFDYFGTDEFQVLPANLERQIRRRAVAQPPSNRRVTLAELISQLQVMANAIAEPRRRLRVHRPRPQPKSQAAKVISQLAHQENLTETAEALDMFLATYWADLSQGAEWVNFDQLLDCWVNPQAYGIQDFERPPDAHHAGHGGASAHPTPTQGDRVSVFWALLLLSSQSKVELEQAEFYQDLRVRSLTQELSATGTSFDGAIAAS